One segment of Clostridium ljungdahlii DSM 13528 DNA contains the following:
- a CDS encoding YhgE/Pip domain-containing protein encodes MKVIFKLLKRDFKNIIKTPSVLALILLLCVLPSLYAWISIKASWNPYANTNRMPIGVVNNDSGTTINGKNLNVGNEIVKNLKKNNSINWIFIDDWQGNYNLNSGKYYSLIEIPADFSSKLSTLITASPEKPSIIYKSNEKLNGIATKITDSAKDSLADTIKSSLTKSVNMEALKMLNSTGKKLETDKPQILQLKDALPQAISTLNDIKGNMSQENSNSKSLQQYLSGVQTDLPKLSKEITSLHNIVEQSRTLTLSTKESLNSMQSDLNKDINEIESKENQVQLLLNSLQNINNMDAGKSSAASIIENMSNLNNSLIDSIDTDIKILNEINGFINTNITSDLINSLKSLRNSLSTENNYLAELKNLINSNSSQDSINQVIYELSSLSSESSEDISNISNIFYSGTYESMNLLSDTLTSNLDSIDSILNATGQLVPELNLMANSGISSSKNLVNQRDRLSKKLIDIQNNLNKLSDKMKDLNDENLTSIINIMEKDPNKISDFISSPIELKNVELYNSGLFGYGITPFYTTLAIWVGALLLCSMLTLKCKDLESGENVKLLHKYFAKLLLFLIISIIQTTIITLGDIYIVGIKPENLWLMMGFAFTCSFTFTIIIVTLVSIMGNIGKAAAVIIMVFQIAGAGGLYPVKTLPQIFGVLEPLWPFTYAINGFREAIAGPIWSNVYKDFLTLMAFAGAFLIISVLKKPLHKLTDKAESQFKESGL; translated from the coding sequence TTGAAGGTAATATTCAAACTATTAAAAAGAGATTTTAAAAATATAATAAAAACTCCATCAGTGCTTGCTTTAATTTTATTATTGTGCGTCCTTCCATCTCTTTATGCTTGGATTAGCATTAAAGCCTCATGGAATCCTTATGCCAATACAAATAGAATGCCTATAGGTGTAGTAAACAATGACAGCGGTACAACTATTAACGGTAAAAATTTAAATGTTGGAAATGAAATAGTTAAAAATTTAAAGAAAAATAATTCTATAAATTGGATTTTTATAGATGACTGGCAGGGAAATTATAATCTTAATTCAGGAAAATATTATTCACTTATAGAGATACCTGCTGACTTTTCCAGCAAACTTTCCACTTTAATTACAGCATCACCTGAAAAGCCTAGTATAATCTATAAATCTAATGAAAAGCTAAATGGAATAGCCACTAAAATTACAGATTCAGCTAAAGATTCCTTAGCAGATACTATAAAAAGTTCTCTTACAAAATCCGTAAACATGGAAGCTCTTAAAATGCTAAACTCTACAGGTAAAAAGCTTGAAACAGACAAGCCTCAAATTTTACAATTAAAGGATGCTTTACCTCAAGCAATATCTACCTTAAATGATATAAAAGGTAATATGTCACAGGAAAATTCCAACTCCAAAAGTCTGCAGCAATATCTAAGTGGAGTTCAAACAGATTTGCCAAAATTGTCCAAAGAGATAACTAGTCTTCATAATATTGTAGAACAAAGTAGAACACTGACTTTATCTACCAAAGAATCTCTAAATTCTATGCAAAGTGATTTGAATAAAGATATAAATGAAATTGAATCAAAAGAAAATCAAGTTCAACTTTTGCTTAACAGCCTGCAAAATATAAATAATATGGATGCTGGCAAAAGTTCAGCTGCAAGTATTATAGAAAATATGAGTAATTTGAATAATTCTTTAATAGATAGTATAGATACTGATATTAAAATTCTAAATGAGATAAATGGATTTATAAATACTAATATAACAAGTGATCTTATAAACTCATTGAAGTCCCTAAGAAATTCGTTAAGCACTGAAAACAATTATTTGGCTGAGTTAAAGAATTTAATAAATAGCAACTCTTCACAAGATAGTATTAATCAAGTTATATATGAACTTTCATCATTAAGTAGTGAATCATCAGAAGATATAAGCAATATATCAAATATCTTTTATTCAGGAACATATGAATCCATGAATTTATTATCAGACACATTGACATCCAATTTAGATAGTATTGATTCAATACTTAATGCAACTGGGCAATTGGTACCCGAATTAAATCTTATGGCAAACTCAGGAATATCAAGCAGTAAAAATTTAGTTAATCAAAGAGATAGGTTAAGTAAAAAGCTAATAGATATTCAAAATAACTTAAACAAATTAAGTGATAAAATGAAGGACTTAAACGATGAAAACTTAACTTCAATAATAAATATAATGGAAAAAGATCCTAATAAAATATCAGATTTTATATCATCACCTATTGAATTGAAAAATGTTGAACTATATAATTCAGGTCTTTTTGGATATGGAATAACGCCTTTTTATACTACTCTTGCAATATGGGTGGGAGCTTTGTTGTTATGCTCCATGCTAACACTAAAATGTAAAGATCTCGAAAGTGGAGAAAATGTGAAATTGTTACATAAATACTTTGCCAAATTACTTCTATTTTTAATAATATCAATTATACAAACTACCATTATAACTTTAGGAGACATATATATAGTAGGGATAAAGCCAGAAAATTTATGGCTTATGATGGGATTTGCATTTACCTGCAGCTTTACTTTCACTATTATTATAGTTACATTAGTATCTATTATGGGTAACATTGGAAAAGCCGCTGCAGTTATAATAATGGTCTTTCAAATTGCAGGGGCAGGAGGACTTTATCCTGTAAAAACCTTGCCTCAAATATTTGGAGTACTAGAACCTCTTTGGCCTTTTACATATGCTATAAATGGATTCAGGGAAGCTATAGCAGGACCTATTTGGAGTAATGTGTATAAGGATTTCCTCACTTTAATGGCTTTTGCAGGTGCATTTTTGATTATTTCTGTCTTAAAAAAGCCTCTTCACAAATTAACTGATAAAGCAGAAAGTCAATTCAAAGAATCAGGTTTATAG
- a CDS encoding DMT family transporter has translation MRNTKLYPIFQAFFSALLFGASAPISKILLGRIDPVLLAALLYIGSGVGLLIFQILEKILYKKDIEEAGLTKRDFPWLLGAVIFGGILGPIIQMISLKVTPASTASLLLNFEGVATTIIAALFFKENIGKRIGAAIICILSASVILSWNFTGQWGISLGALGIILACVCWGIDNNFTRNISAKNPYTIVMVKGLGAGTFSLILSIILGNHLPDFKIIFMALLLGFLSYGFSTVLFVFAMRNLGSARTSAFFSAAPFISTILSFILLGEVPGVTFALALPLMIAGTVLIIRENHSHMHVHLYMAHEHRHCHTDGHHNHHHPGIPDSVYHTHYHVHERMEHCHPHTPDLHHRHAH, from the coding sequence ATGAGGAATACCAAATTATATCCAATATTTCAAGCTTTTTTTTCTGCACTACTTTTTGGAGCCAGTGCACCTATTTCAAAGATCCTTCTTGGACGAATAGATCCAGTTCTTTTGGCTGCTCTCTTGTATATTGGAAGTGGTGTAGGACTTTTAATATTTCAGATATTAGAAAAAATTTTATACAAAAAAGATATAGAGGAAGCAGGATTAACTAAAAGAGACTTTCCATGGCTTTTAGGGGCTGTTATTTTTGGGGGGATTTTAGGGCCTATAATTCAAATGATAAGCTTAAAAGTAACGCCAGCATCTACTGCATCACTTCTTTTGAATTTTGAAGGTGTAGCTACCACAATTATTGCAGCACTATTTTTTAAAGAGAACATCGGCAAGAGAATTGGTGCGGCTATAATATGTATACTCTCTGCTAGTGTAATTTTATCCTGGAATTTTACTGGCCAGTGGGGAATATCTTTAGGGGCTTTGGGAATAATATTGGCCTGCGTATGTTGGGGGATAGATAATAATTTTACAAGAAACATATCTGCTAAAAATCCTTATACTATAGTTATGGTTAAAGGATTGGGAGCAGGAACATTTTCACTAATTTTGTCAATTATTTTAGGAAATCATTTGCCGGACTTTAAAATAATTTTTATGGCATTGCTGCTTGGATTTTTAAGCTATGGATTTAGTACAGTTTTGTTTGTGTTTGCAATGAGAAATTTAGGCAGTGCTAGAACTAGTGCTTTTTTCAGTGCAGCACCTTTTATAAGTACTATATTGTCTTTTATTTTACTAGGAGAAGTTCCAGGTGTTACTTTTGCACTTGCACTTCCTCTTATGATTGCAGGAACGGTTCTTATTATAAGGGAAAATCACAGCCATATGCACGTTCATTTGTATATGGCCCATGAACACAGGCATTGTCATACAGATGGACATCACAATCATCATCATCCTGGTATACCTGATAGCGTGTATCATACGCACTATCACGTTCATGAGAGAATGGAACATTGTCATCCACATACTCCAGACTTGCATCATAGACATGCTCACTAA
- a CDS encoding D-alanine--D-alanine ligase, producing the protein MKIGVIMGGISSEREVSLNSGKEIVNCLDKNKYEVVPIVIDKKRDVLEKVKDIDFAFIALHGKFGEDGTIQSVLETMDIPYSGCGPLTSAICMDKDMSKKVLKSADINTAKWICVKSIEEIDYDKLDEIGYPVVVKPNCGGSSVATNIVKKKEDIENNVKLALDYDTEVVIEKYIQGDEITCCMLKGKTLPVIAIKPNAEFFDYTAKYADGGSDEIVVELEKSLQEKVEKICVQCWEVLKCKSYARVDIIVENGIPYVLELNTLPGLTKNSLFPKSARGIDMSFTQLLDKVIQYSL; encoded by the coding sequence ATGAAAATAGGAGTTATAATGGGTGGAATATCTTCTGAAAGAGAGGTTTCACTAAATTCAGGTAAAGAAATAGTAAACTGCTTAGATAAAAATAAATATGAAGTTGTACCCATTGTTATAGATAAAAAGAGAGATGTTCTTGAAAAAGTAAAAGATATAGATTTTGCCTTTATTGCACTTCACGGTAAATTTGGTGAAGATGGTACTATACAATCAGTACTTGAAACCATGGATATACCTTACTCAGGATGCGGACCTTTGACAAGTGCCATTTGCATGGACAAAGACATGAGTAAAAAAGTGTTAAAATCTGCAGACATAAATACTGCCAAATGGATTTGTGTTAAATCTATAGAAGAAATTGATTATGATAAATTGGATGAAATAGGCTATCCTGTAGTTGTAAAACCTAACTGTGGTGGTTCAAGTGTTGCTACTAATATAGTTAAGAAAAAAGAAGATATTGAAAATAATGTAAAGTTAGCTCTAGATTATGACACTGAAGTTGTTATTGAAAAATATATACAGGGAGATGAAATAACATGCTGTATGTTAAAAGGTAAAACTCTTCCTGTAATTGCAATAAAGCCTAATGCAGAATTCTTTGACTATACTGCAAAATATGCAGATGGTGGTTCTGATGAAATAGTTGTAGAACTTGAAAAATCCCTTCAGGAAAAAGTTGAAAAAATATGTGTTCAATGCTGGGAAGTTCTCAAATGCAAAAGTTATGCAAGGGTAGATATAATAGTTGAAAATGGTATTCCTTATGTACTTGAACTAAACACTTTACCAGGCCTTACAAAAAATAGCCTATTTCCTAAGAGTGCTCGTGGAATTGATATGTCCTTTACCCAACTATTGGATAAAGTAATTCAATATTCACTCTAA
- a CDS encoding MetQ/NlpA family ABC transporter substrate-binding protein has translation MKKLITVILSLTLILALAGCGAQSSTSSSSSSKGDDKKVIKVGASPQPHAEILEKVKPILKKQGYDLQIVQFTDYVTPNKALDSGDIDANFFQHIPYLNEFNKKNNTNLDYVAKVHLEPMGVYSNKIKSLKDLKNGAEIAIPNDPTNGARALKLLAHEGIIKVKSGDLISKLDITENKKNLKFQELDAPQLPRTLTEVDAAVINTNYALQAKLNPLKDAIAIESKDSPYANVIAVKKENKDKPYIKALAKAVNDPSIKKFIQEKYNGSIVPAF, from the coding sequence ATGAAAAAATTAATTACAGTTATTTTATCGTTAACATTGATCTTGGCATTAGCTGGATGTGGTGCGCAAAGCAGTACAAGTTCTTCAAGCAGTAGTAAAGGTGATGACAAAAAAGTAATAAAAGTAGGGGCATCTCCACAGCCTCATGCCGAAATACTAGAAAAGGTAAAACCTATACTAAAGAAACAAGGATACGATTTACAAATAGTTCAGTTTACAGATTATGTAACACCTAATAAGGCTTTGGATTCAGGAGATATAGATGCAAACTTTTTTCAACATATTCCATATTTAAATGAATTCAATAAAAAGAATAATACAAATTTAGATTATGTAGCAAAAGTACATCTTGAACCTATGGGGGTTTATTCTAATAAAATCAAGAGTTTAAAAGACTTGAAAAATGGTGCTGAAATTGCAATACCAAATGATCCTACAAATGGCGCAAGAGCATTAAAGTTATTGGCTCATGAAGGAATTATAAAAGTAAAGAGTGGAGATCTTATTTCAAAATTAGATATAACTGAAAACAAGAAAAACTTAAAATTCCAGGAACTCGATGCACCACAACTCCCAAGAACTTTAACAGAAGTAGATGCGGCAGTTATAAATACAAACTATGCACTTCAAGCAAAGTTAAATCCACTTAAAGATGCTATTGCCATAGAATCTAAGGATTCACCTTATGCTAATGTAATTGCTGTTAAAAAAGAAAATAAAGACAAACCTTATATTAAGGCATTAGCAAAGGCTGTTAACGATCCATCAATTAAGAAGTTTATACAGGAAAAATATAATGGAAGCATAGTTCCAGCATTTTAG
- a CDS encoding YhgE/Pip domain-containing protein, protein MLRNIIQVFKRDMKSIVKNKMTMLIVAGVCILPSLYAWVNIKACWDPYGNTSSIPVAIVNEDKGTNFNGKNLNTGNEIVEKLKDNHKIGWKFVNARNADMGIIDGTYYAMIKIPEDFSRNITSITSNTPKKAEIIYKVNTKNSPVALKITDAARNTLAEQIKSNFIYTVNQTIFFSLNIFGKNAENDKQNIINLKDAIIKLSDNMDVITDVLGGISDDSNDFNSTLSQIKSGIPMINSRITTLENGNDTNNSSVLSLQSSMNNTFDNIAFNLNTSKTDIYRIQNSILNFNSVVSNSKYSNIDTTVTKINYEIDILYNKINSTINILEKFNNFKNDDSTSELINSLKNTRDSLNTEKKKINDIQKQLESSNEINRDLINSITNDTANLNQQLIDETNAYNGQVRKSLNSTAAELVESTDKASSVLKSIQDLTSHGDNSLDALINGSELTANSSSKLNNRLLEFKDIINNLADKLKLVTNNDIIQIITILQNNPDFMGSLASSPFNVKEQNIYTISNFGSSMAPAYTTLSIWIGSIILVSIFKTDADRFKGDERLSFKERYLGKMSTFIVFALAQGFIVAIGDKLLLNVQMVNTFLMIMVALVSSFTFTVITYTLVSMFGNLGKAISIVWLITQIAGSGATYPIQLDSLIFRIMQPLFPFTYSVSGFREAIAGPLISTVVMDFTFMILISMCFILLGIFLKKPLQNKIYKFRAKLSQSGIGD, encoded by the coding sequence ATGCTAAGAAATATTATACAAGTTTTTAAAAGAGATATGAAAAGTATTGTTAAAAATAAAATGACAATGTTGATTGTTGCAGGTGTATGCATACTTCCATCTCTCTATGCATGGGTCAATATAAAAGCATGTTGGGATCCTTATGGAAATACAAGCAGCATTCCTGTAGCCATAGTTAATGAGGACAAGGGTACGAACTTTAACGGAAAAAATTTAAATACAGGAAATGAAATCGTAGAAAAATTAAAAGATAACCATAAAATAGGCTGGAAATTTGTAAACGCTAGAAACGCGGATATGGGTATCATAGATGGTACATACTATGCCATGATAAAGATTCCAGAAGATTTCTCAAGGAATATTACAAGCATAACATCAAATACTCCTAAAAAAGCTGAGATCATTTATAAAGTGAATACAAAAAATAGTCCTGTAGCTCTTAAAATAACTGATGCAGCAAGAAACACGCTAGCAGAACAAATAAAATCAAATTTTATATATACAGTAAATCAAACTATATTTTTTTCTTTGAACATTTTTGGTAAAAATGCAGAAAATGATAAACAAAACATTATAAATTTGAAGGATGCAATAATAAAATTAAGTGACAATATGGATGTTATAACAGATGTTCTTGGAGGCATAAGTGATGATTCAAATGATTTTAATTCAACGCTTTCTCAAATTAAATCAGGTATTCCTATGATAAATTCAAGAATAACTACTTTAGAAAATGGTAATGACACAAACAATTCATCTGTGCTATCCCTTCAGTCTTCCATGAACAATACCTTTGATAACATTGCATTTAATTTAAATACCTCAAAGACTGATATATATAGGATTCAAAATTCGATCTTAAATTTTAATTCAGTAGTTTCAAATTCCAAGTATTCAAATATAGATACCACTGTAACTAAAATCAATTATGAGATAGATATATTATATAATAAAATCAATTCAACCATTAACATTCTTGAAAAATTTAATAATTTTAAAAACGATGACAGTACATCAGAACTTATAAATTCATTAAAAAATACTAGGGATTCATTAAATACAGAGAAAAAGAAAATAAACGATATCCAAAAACAACTTGAAAGTTCAAATGAAATAAATAGGGATTTGATTAATTCAATAACAAATGACACTGCAAATTTAAATCAGCAATTAATAGATGAAACCAATGCATACAATGGGCAGGTAAGAAAAAGCTTAAATTCCACGGCGGCTGAACTTGTTGAGTCCACAGATAAAGCTTCTTCTGTTTTAAAATCTATACAAGATCTTACTTCCCATGGAGATAATTCCTTAGATGCGTTAATAAACGGAAGTGAGCTGACAGCAAATTCATCCAGCAAACTAAACAACAGATTATTGGAATTTAAGGATATTATTAACAATTTAGCAGATAAACTTAAACTAGTAACTAATAATGACATAATACAGATAATCACCATATTGCAAAATAACCCTGATTTTATGGGTAGCCTTGCATCAAGCCCATTTAATGTGAAGGAACAAAATATATACACTATTTCAAACTTTGGATCTTCCATGGCTCCAGCTTATACTACACTTTCAATCTGGATTGGATCTATTATTCTTGTATCCATTTTTAAAACAGATGCAGATAGATTTAAAGGTGATGAAAGATTGAGCTTTAAAGAAAGGTATCTTGGTAAAATGAGTACCTTTATAGTTTTTGCATTAGCACAGGGATTTATAGTTGCTATTGGGGATAAACTTTTGCTAAATGTCCAAATGGTAAATACATTTTTAATGATAATGGTAGCTCTAGTTTCATCTTTTACTTTTACTGTAATAACATACACCCTTGTTTCTATGTTTGGTAACTTGGGGAAGGCTATATCCATTGTTTGGCTTATAACTCAAATAGCAGGAAGTGGAGCAACCTATCCAATACAGCTTGATTCACTTATTTTTAGAATAATGCAGCCTTTATTTCCATTTACCTATTCAGTAAGTGGATTCAGAGAAGCTATCGCAGGACCTCTTATAAGTACTGTAGTTATGGATTTTACGTTTATGATTTTAATTTCAATGTGTTTTATACTATTAGGTATATTTTTAAAGAAACCTTTGCAAAATAAAATCTATAAGTTTAGAGCCAAGCTTTCACAATCTGGTATAGGAGATTAA
- a CDS encoding PLP-dependent aminotransferase family protein: MFSELKINKDRLVYIQLKDYIKDMILKGMLRSGEKLPSTREMASMLKISRNSVMYAYEFLQDEGFVYMKKGRGTFVSDVKVDFQEKWSIDWEDKINQYGKLSERLDIIKHEAKWEKGMISFKSIAPDEKLFNVDEFKKAFLNRMSIEGEKVLNYGYAKGYRPLIQYLLKYMESKGVCTKEKDILITNGFTEGFDLILSCLTERGDNILCENPTHNTAIKIMKLHGLNITGVKVEKDGVCLKDLSEELKKNKFKISYFIPSYQNPTGIVMPPENRVKLYNILKSYSVPIIEDGFNEELRYSGTHVSPIAAFSGSGNSIIYIGSFSKVLFPGIRIGWILADEVLINYLESCKRARNIHTSSLDQAIFYDYLNQGNFEKYIKKARRVYKEKYEFTLKCARENIPCEEIFGEGGMHIFIKLRNISSRKLLERCCKRGVIFTPGDVFYVNDEGYDTFRLGFSRVSEEDIKKGIMIIGQEAKKIGGWT; this comes from the coding sequence ATGTTTTCGGAACTTAAGATAAATAAAGATAGGCTTGTATATATACAGCTAAAAGATTATATTAAAGATATGATACTTAAGGGTATGCTTAGAAGTGGAGAAAAACTTCCTTCCACAAGAGAGATGGCTTCAATGCTAAAAATAAGCAGAAATAGTGTAATGTATGCTTATGAATTTTTGCAAGATGAAGGATTTGTATACATGAAAAAAGGAAGGGGTACCTTTGTATCGGATGTAAAAGTAGATTTTCAGGAAAAGTGGAGTATAGATTGGGAAGACAAAATAAATCAATATGGCAAACTTTCCGAAAGATTAGATATAATAAAACATGAAGCAAAATGGGAAAAAGGAATGATATCCTTTAAAAGTATAGCTCCTGATGAAAAACTTTTTAATGTAGATGAATTTAAAAAAGCTTTTTTAAATCGTATGTCTATAGAAGGAGAAAAAGTGTTGAATTATGGGTATGCTAAAGGTTATAGGCCCCTTATTCAATATTTACTTAAATATATGGAAAGTAAAGGAGTTTGTACAAAGGAAAAGGATATACTTATAACAAATGGATTTACCGAAGGATTTGATTTAATATTATCTTGTCTTACGGAAAGAGGAGATAATATACTTTGTGAAAATCCAACTCATAATACTGCAATTAAAATTATGAAACTACATGGACTCAATATAACTGGAGTAAAAGTTGAAAAAGACGGAGTATGTTTAAAAGATCTTAGTGAAGAGCTGAAAAAAAATAAATTTAAGATATCATATTTTATTCCATCCTATCAAAATCCTACAGGTATTGTCATGCCTCCTGAAAATAGGGTGAAGTTATATAACATACTTAAAAGTTATAGTGTACCTATAATTGAAGATGGATTTAATGAAGAGCTTAGGTATTCAGGAACTCATGTATCACCTATAGCTGCTTTTAGCGGTAGTGGAAATAGTATTATATATATAGGAAGCTTTTCAAAGGTATTATTTCCTGGAATAAGGATAGGATGGATACTCGCGGATGAAGTACTTATAAACTATTTAGAGAGTTGCAAAAGGGCTAGGAATATTCACACTTCTTCTCTGGATCAGGCAATTTTTTATGATTACTTAAATCAAGGCAATTTTGAAAAGTACATAAAGAAAGCTCGAAGAGTATATAAGGAAAAATATGAATTCACCTTAAAGTGTGCAAGAGAGAATATACCTTGTGAAGAGATATTTGGTGAGGGGGGAATGCATATATTTATAAAGCTAAGGAATATAAGTTCCAGAAAGCTTTTAGAAAGATGCTGCAAGAGAGGAGTAATATTTACTCCTGGTGATGTATTTTATGTAAATGATGAGGGATATGATACTTTTAGGCTTGGATTTTCAAGAGTCAGTGAAGAAGATATAAAAAAAGGAATTATGATAATAGGCCAGGAGGCTAAAAAAATAGGAGGATGGACTTGA
- the alr gene encoding alanine racemase, with amino-acid sequence MFKDYRPVWEEINLDNLVYNIRQIKLKVGNNKGLIGVVKANAYGHGALEVSQVLLENGVNRLAVSELDEAIELRENGIKAPIMILGIVPDTFLNDIIDYNVEPVVPSYEYASKLSKVAKNKWKTAKIHVAVDTGMGRIGFQPNENSIEEIYNISKLPNIEIQSLFSHFSTSDEKDKTYSQEQFEKYKTFYNELINRKIKISMRDIANSAAIMELQDTYCDAVRPGIIIYGYYPSDDVDRNDLSIKPVMSLKAKVAYVKTLEAGKYVGYGRKFKSERKSVIATLPIGYADGYTRMLSGKAKVIVNGKFAPVVGNICMDQCMIDVTDAGEVNVGDEVILMGEKNGLKFDAEDIAKTIGTISYEILCSISRRVPRVYIKDGKIIKIRNYLK; translated from the coding sequence TTGTTTAAAGATTACAGACCTGTATGGGAAGAAATTAATTTAGACAATCTTGTATATAATATACGTCAAATAAAGCTGAAAGTTGGTAATAATAAAGGACTGATAGGTGTTGTTAAAGCTAATGCCTATGGCCATGGAGCTTTAGAAGTATCACAAGTTTTATTAGAAAATGGAGTAAATAGATTGGCCGTATCTGAGTTAGATGAAGCAATAGAACTTAGAGAAAATGGAATTAAAGCTCCCATAATGATACTTGGCATAGTCCCAGATACTTTTTTGAATGACATAATAGATTATAATGTAGAGCCAGTGGTGCCTTCTTATGAATATGCAAGTAAATTATCAAAAGTAGCTAAAAATAAATGGAAAACTGCAAAAATACACGTTGCAGTAGATACTGGAATGGGAAGAATAGGATTCCAGCCAAATGAAAATAGCATAGAAGAAATATACAACATAAGCAAACTTCCAAATATAGAAATACAAAGCTTATTTTCTCATTTTTCCACTTCAGATGAAAAAGACAAAACATATTCACAGGAACAATTTGAAAAGTACAAAACATTTTACAATGAGCTCATAAATAGAAAGATAAAAATAAGCATGAGAGATATTGCAAATAGTGCAGCTATAATGGAATTACAAGACACTTATTGTGATGCAGTTAGACCAGGAATAATAATTTATGGATATTACCCTTCAGATGACGTAGATAGAAATGATCTAAGCATAAAACCTGTAATGAGTTTAAAAGCTAAAGTAGCTTATGTAAAGACATTAGAAGCTGGAAAATACGTTGGCTATGGAAGGAAGTTCAAATCTGAAAGAAAAAGTGTAATAGCTACACTTCCAATAGGATATGCAGATGGCTATACTAGAATGCTTTCAGGAAAGGCAAAAGTAATAGTCAATGGTAAATTTGCACCAGTAGTTGGTAACATCTGTATGGATCAGTGCATGATAGATGTTACAGATGCAGGTGAAGTAAATGTAGGCGATGAAGTAATACTCATGGGTGAAAAAAACGGATTGAAATTTGATGCGGAAGATATAGCTAAAACAATTGGAACTATAAGTTATGAAATACTCTGCTCCATAAGTAGAAGAGTTCCAAGGGTATATATAAAAGACGGAAAAATAATCAAAATTAGAAATTACCTGAAATAA
- a CDS encoding fused DSP-PTPase phosphatase/NAD kinase-like protein: protein MKQNKIISNDSTNYNLVEDSFKHNCYGWYAYLYKYLYLCCYLHCCPYKVPAYWNPFFYKYGLHMNDGMIQERYYEPPNNDMHLVINSNNIKKLSKHFRKTTDLTNFKGNKVINLNGLANLNISGSSQFSENSLILIKQSLGDAMPIIIVDLRQESHGFINGIVISWSGNRNKANKGLTKEEVLFDENTRLQSILLNKPLYIGDKILIPKKVEDEEKLVQSYGMSYMRIPVTDKEKPTNDMVDYFIKFVKSLSKNTWLHFHCKGGVGRTGTFMVMYDIMKNAKNVSLQNIMDRQVLLGGKNLLRDELYLMNRSKQRAKLIERFYIYCVENDDNFKTTWSQWIRT, encoded by the coding sequence ATGAAACAAAATAAAATAATTTCAAATGACTCCACAAATTACAATTTAGTTGAGGATAGTTTTAAACATAACTGTTATGGCTGGTATGCTTATTTGTATAAATATTTGTATCTTTGTTGTTATTTACACTGTTGTCCATATAAAGTACCTGCTTATTGGAATCCATTTTTTTATAAATATGGCTTGCATATGAATGATGGAATGATACAAGAACGCTATTATGAACCTCCAAATAATGATATGCACCTTGTTATAAATTCTAATAATATAAAAAAGTTATCTAAACACTTTCGGAAAACTACTGATTTAACTAATTTTAAAGGTAATAAAGTTATAAACTTAAATGGATTAGCTAATTTAAATATATCTGGCAGTTCCCAATTCTCTGAAAATAGTCTTATATTAATTAAACAATCCCTAGGTGATGCTATGCCAATAATTATAGTTGACTTAAGACAAGAATCACATGGATTTATTAACGGTATAGTGATAAGTTGGTCAGGTAACAGAAACAAAGCTAATAAAGGCTTGACTAAAGAAGAAGTTTTATTTGATGAAAATACGAGATTACAAAGCATCTTATTAAACAAACCACTATATATTGGTGATAAAATATTAATACCGAAAAAAGTTGAAGATGAAGAAAAATTAGTTCAAAGCTATGGTATGTCATATATGCGTATACCAGTAACAGATAAAGAAAAGCCTACTAATGACATGGTTGATTATTTTATAAAATTCGTTAAGTCATTGTCAAAAAATACTTGGCTACATTTTCATTGTAAAGGTGGAGTAGGAAGAACAGGTACTTTTATGGTAATGTATGATATAATGAAAAACGCTAAAAATGTTAGTCTCCAAAATATAATGGATAGACAGGTCTTACTAGGAGGAAAAAACTTACTTAGAGATGAACTATACCTAATGAACCGATCCAAACAAAGAGCTAAATTAATAGAAAGATTTTATATATATTGTGTTGAAAATGATGACAACTTTAAAACTACATGGTCACAATGGATTAGAACTTAG